AAATAAACAGCATCTTCAGTAATTTCAGTAATTTCAGCAATTATGGCCAATCGATCACTAAAAGCTAAGAAAACCTGCTGTTTCGGTTCCATCCTCATCACCCGTACAATATGATGATAGATTTCTCCTGTGACGATATATTGTTCTTTAGTTTCATAAGGTTCCGTTAAAAAGTAACGTTGCATTTTACTCTTCCTCTGTTTTCTTTAAGATGATCGCATACCAATCTCCTTGTTGGAAAACCTGATCCACAAGAAAACCTGCCTCTGTCATTTTTTCCACGATCATGGCTTTCTTCTCATGAATAATTCCAGAAACAATCAATGTTCCGTCGTTTTTCAATAAACGCCAAGCATCTTCAATCATTAATGTGATAATATCAGCTAAAATATTTGCCACAATGACATCCGCTTCGATTGTTACCCCTTTTAGCAAATCATTTGCAGAAACATGAACCTCACTTGCGATCGGATTCATGTCCATATTTTCTTTAGCCGCACTTACAGCCACTTCATCTAAATCATAAGCATAAACTTCTTTTGCACCTAAATATTTACTGGCAATACTTAGCACACCCGATCCAGTTCCAACATCAAGCAGCGTTTCACCGCCTCGCAAAACAGTTTCCAATGCTTGTAATGTTAAACGCGTTGTAGGATGCGTACCTGTTCCAAAAGCCATTCCTGGATCTAAAGTGATTATTTTTTCAACGGCATCTTGCGCCTCATATTTCTCCCAACTTGGAACGATTGTCAAAAAGCGAGTTACACGAACTGGATGATAATATTTTTTCCATGCAGTCGCCCAATCACTTTCTGCTACTTCGCTAACACTTACTTCATTCTTACCAATTTCAAGTCCAAATTCTGGTAAACGAGTGATACTCTCTTCGATGAAAGGAAGTATTTCTGGTAAAAATGTTGTTTCAGGGAAATAAGCCATTACTAAAGCCCCATCTTTGATATGAGTAAATTGTTCTTTATCCAGCAATTCGCCATACAAATCACTTTGAAAATTTTCCACATCTAAAGAATCTTCGATAGCAACACCACTGGCTCCTGCTTCCATCATAATATTTGAGATAGCTTCAACTGCTTCACTGGCTGTTTCAACTTTTACTTCTGTCCACTTCATATGATCACCTCTTCTAATAGCTAGGATAAGCGATATACACGTCGCCATCTACTTTTTGATACTTTTGTACTGCTGCTTCAAAGTCCTCAGTAGACCATTTCAGTTCAAATACTTCTTGTTCTTCATCCGTTAAAAAATCTAATAGATCACTTTGACCTTCTGTTAAAACTTCATTTAAATACTCAACAAAACCTTCTAGTACAGATTGCTTGATGCCTTTTTTTCCTTCATAAGGAATTACAGCCAAATACTCTTCTGTCTCTACACTAGTTTTTTCAGGGTTATAAAATAAAATTCCATCTTCAAATTCAATAATTTCTTCTTCTGAAACAGTCCCTGTAGCATCATCGATTTGTTCGTGAGCCGTATTTTCAGCAAACAAGCGGAAAACGACTTCGATTGAATGGTTTCTTGTGTTCCAATCTAGAGCTACATCGTACTCTGTAATTTTTTTAGTGATTTGTTGATCTAAATAAGTCAGCATTGTTTCTTTTTTCATTTCTATTCTTCCTTCCAGCCAAAGGCCTTTTGATCGATATCACTTCTTCTTTGTTTAGAAATATAAGGATTTCCTGAAACGACATAACGTAATGGTAAGTCTGTCCAGATTCCTTTATTAGGGATTCCAATTCTAGGAAGTGAAATAATTTCCTTAGGTGTTTTTCTTTTTTTAGGAACAATTCGCAATGTACTGTCGAAGATCGATTGTCCGTATAATTCTCTATCAATACCTAACGCCGCTACCAATTTGCCTGGTCCATTAGATAGCTCAATTCCTTTTCGTCCTTTGCGATTTGCTTCCATTTTTTCGATTCCTTCAACAGGTTCAATAGCGCGAATCATGACTCCTTGAGGTTTGCCTTTTTCTTGAGTCACCATATTTAAAATCAGATGAGTATGCATTGTATATAAATAAATCGTTCCCGGTTTCTCATACATCGCTTTTAGTCGTGGTGTGTCTCGTAAGCCAAAACTATGAGCTGCTTCATCTTCTGGTCCTAGATATGCTTCTGTATCCACAATATAACCTGCTAGTATGCCCGACTCCGTTTCATGTTCTAAGTACATGCCTAATAAAAATTGGGCGATTTCTTCTGTTGATTTTGTATTAAAAAACTTTATCGTTTCATTCATTATTTTTCACCACCTTCTATAATACACGAATCTAAGTTCATTATCCATTGAAATAACAAACGATTAGTAAGATAAATACTTGTTGTTCCTTGTTTTTGCTAGTAGGTTATACAAAAAAGCAAACGTATGTTCTTTGTGGTATAATGTATGCATAAAGAATTTATTATTCAGCTACGCAGGCTTGCCTTTCGGAAAAAAGATAAAATACGACTGGGGTAAAAAGCACCCCACTCTTATTTTCCTATTTTTCTGTCAAGGCTAAACGAGCCCATTTCGCTTTTATATTATCTAGCTACGCGGGCTTGCCTTTCGGAAAAAAGATAAAATACGACTGGGGTAAAAAGCACCCCACTCTTATTTTCCTATTTTTCTGTCAAGGCTAAACGAGCCCGCTTCGCTTTTAAAATAAGGAGGTTCAACGATGCAAAAACCATTAGCTTATCGCATGCGACCACGTAATTTAGATGAAGTCGTTGGTCAGCAACATCTTGTTGGTCCAGGGAAAATCATTCGTCGAATGGTTGAAGCTCGGATGCTTTCATCCATGATTTTATATGGCCCCCCTGGTACTGGTAAAACAAGTATTGCTAGTGCGATCGCAGGTTCTACAAATTATGCCTTTCGTCTGTTGAATGCAGCAACTGACACTAAAAAAGATTTGCAAATTGTCGCAGAAGAAGCCAAAATGAGTGGTACTGTGATCTTATTATTAGATGAAGTCCATCGTTTAGACAAAACAAAACAAGATTTTCTGTTGCCTCACCTTGAAAGTGGTCGAATCATTATGATCGGAGCAACAACTGAGAACCCTTATATTACAATCAATCCAGCAATTAGAAGTCGGACGCAAATTTTTGAAGTCAAACCACTGACTGAATTAGACATTCAAAAAGCCATTCAAGAAGCATTAGCAGATAAAGAGCGCGGCTTAGGTGCATTCCCTGTTAACTTAGAAGAAAAAGCGCTGCAACATTTATCTCGTGCGACAAATGGGGATTTGCGGAGTGCCCTAAATGGACTGGAATTAGCTGTGAAATCAACTCCTGAAAATGACGATAAAAAAGTTGAAATCACACTTTCAATCATTGAAGAATGTGTCCAACGTAAAGCCTTAACTCATGATAAAAATGGTGATGCACATTATGATGTAATTTCAGCATTTCAAAAATCGATTCGTGGCAGTGACGTGGATGCTGCACTCCACTATCTAGCTAGATTAGTTGAAGCAGGTGACTTGCCGATTATTTGCCGCCGTTTGATGGTCATCGCTTATGAAGATATTGGTTTAGGTAATCCACCAGCTGCTGCTCGCACCATAACAGCTGTTCAGGCAGCTGAAAAACTTGGTTTTCCTGAGGCACGTATTCCGCTTGCAAGTGTGGTTATCGATTTGTGTTTATCACCAAAATCAAACTCAGCCATCAGTGCAATCGATGCTGCCTTAGCCGATATTCGTGAAGGAAAAGCTGGAGATGTTCCTGATCATTTACGTGATAGTCATTATTCTGGCGCTAAAGAATTGAATCGTGGAATCGGTTATCAGTATCCTCATAACTTTGAAAATGCTTGGGTCGATCAACAGTACCTTCCAGATAAAATAAAAAACGCCCATTACTATGAAGCAATCGATACAGGAAAATATGAACAAGCACTGCACCAACAATATCAGAGAATTCAAGACTGGAAAAAGGGAAAGAAAAACAAAAAATAATCCGCTTTCAAATTCAAGCACCCTCGTTGCTGTTTGCTCCATGTTGTGCTATTATAAAGATGGTAAATCTGTGATGTACGCGTTGTCTTTTTTGTGTGTTGACCGAACATTTTATTGATATCTAGGGATCCTTCTGGTACCTAAGCTGGTAACATGCCTTATCATTTGGTAGTTCGAAGCTGTCAGTCGTGGAACCCACCTGCTTTGTTTGCGGGTTCAATACTATAGGACGAATAACGGCATCGACGGATTTTACCATTTTTATTTAGATTATCGAACAATTTGCGAAGTGCAAATTGTTTTTTATTTGATGGAGGTTCAACACATGATTCGCGTACTTATTTTTGTTTCTGTAGCGTTGTTAGTTATTATTGGTATTTATTTATTAAAAAAAGCAACTGTCTTTCTACCAATCATGCACAACGGCGAGCCAGATGAAAACAAACAGTTTTTACATCAATTTGGTGTTTTTTATCTTATTTTAGCTGCCATTGGTATTTTGGTTGGTCTCTTTAATTTAAAGTTTTTTTCACTGTTTTACATTTTTAGTTTGCTTGTGATTTCTGCTGTATTTAGTGTTATGTTTGCCAAGAAGATTCTATAACAGTATCTTCTTTTTTATTTTCCTTTTTCACTGTTTTGTTCTACAATTAAACTGTCAAGAACGATTTATTTTAAACTATTTGAAAAGGAGTGGTCACAATGTTACAAAATTATCGTAAAATCATGGTTGCTGTTGACGGATCATCTGAGGCAGAACTAGCGTTTCAAAAAGCAATGAATGTCGCTATGAGAAATGATGCAGAATTATTACTCGCTCATGTTATTGATACACGAGCATTTCAATCAGTTTCTTCCTTTGACGGTGTCTTAGCAGAACAAGCAACAGAAATGGCAAAACAAACACTTGAAGGTTACAAAAAACAAGCTAAAGAACATGGCTGTGAAAGAGTATCGACCATCATTGAATATGGTTCTCCAAAACCCTTGATCGCAAAACAACTACCACAAGATCAAGAAGTTGATTTAATCATGTTAGGAGCAACTGGTTTAAACGCCGTTGAACGATTGTTTATTGGATCTGTCTCTGAATATGTTATCCGTAATGCGGCTTGTGATGTATTAGTCGTTCGTACTGATTTAGAAAATAAAATACCTGCTCCACAAGATGAAGACTAACTTTATAGACAATAAAAAGAAGCAACTCGACTAAAATCGAGTTGCTACTTTGCTTATGATTATTATTTTCTTAAACGCTCAACATCACGAGCAATCATTAATTCTTCATCAGTTGGAATCAATAATACTTTAACTTTAGAATCCTCTGTTGAAATCACTGATTCTTTTCCACGAACATTATTTTTCTCATCGTCTAGTTCACAACCAAACCAAGTCATGCCTTTGATTACTTCACTACGAACGTGTGAATCATTTTCACCGATTCCAGCAGTAAAGACGATTGCATCCACACCGTTTAAAACAGTTACATAACTACCGATATATTTACGGATACGATCTGTAAAAATGTCGTAAGCTACTTGAACGGCTTCCTTATCCATGTTTGCTTCTAAATCACGCATATCACTAGAAATACCAGTCAAACCAAGTAGACCTGATTTTTTATTTAAAATATCGATCATGTCTTTGATATCTGTCAATTCAAGTTTTTCCATTAGGTAAGCAAGTAAAGAAGGATCGATATCCCCAGAACGAGTACCCATAGTTACACCAGCAAGTGGTGTGAAGCCCATTGATGTATCTACTGATTTACCACCATCAACTGCTGTAATCGATGCACCATTGCCTAAGTGACAAGTAATGATTTTTAACTCTTCGATTGGACGACCAAGCATTTCTGCTGCACGATCTGCAACATATTTGTGGCTTGTACCGTGTGCACCATATTTACGAGCTGCATATTTGTCATAGTATTCAGTCGGAATACTATATAAAAAGTTGTGTTTTGGCATTGTTGTGTGGAAAGCAGTATCAAAAACAGCAACGCTGATAATATTAGGTAAGATTTTTTTGAATGCTTTGATTCCCATTGCATTCGCTGGATTGTGTAATGGTGCAAGATCTGCTAATTTTTCGATTTTTGCTAAAACTTCGTCATCAATAACAACAGAATCTTTAAAGTCTTCTCCACCTGCAACGACACGGTGACCAACACCTGTAATTTCATCGAAAGATGCTAAAATGTTCAATTCAGTTAATTTATCCAATAACATTTTTACAGCAACATCGTGATCATTGATATCAACGATTTCTTCATATTTTTCGTCATTGCCATATTTGATTGTAAAGATTGAATCATTCAAACCAATACGTTCAACGATTCCTTTAGCGATAACTTCTTCAGTTGGCATTTGATATAATTGCCATTTTAAACTTGAACTTCCAGCATTGATTGCAATTGTTTTAGACATAATACTCTCCTCTTTATCAGTTGTTTTATTTTAAATTTGAAGACTTCCAAGCCTCAAATTGTTGAAAAAATTGTGTGATTTTAGCAGGATCTTTTAATGAACCTAATTTTGCTACAAGTACTTCTTTCGCTTGTTCACTATGTTCACCTTTATTTTGTACAAATAAGATGCTCTTTCTTGATTGTACTGATTTAAACAATTCATCTGGCAATTGAATCATCCCTTGCAGATAAACATTCTTTTGCAGCCAATTCTTGAAATACGTACTCTGTTCTGTTTCCAAAATATTGGTTGGTATCAGAAATAGTCCATAGCCATCAGGTTTAACAAATTTCATCGCTTGCTCCATCAATAAATGATGAGCATAACTATGACCTTCTTCTGCCGCTGAATCAAATTCTTTGGCCTTCTCATCATTTGGATAGTACCCAATTGGTAAGTCACTGATCGCTACATCAACAGGGTCAACAAGTAAGTCCTGCAATCCGTCTTGATGGAATAGTTGTATTGCAGCCTTAGTCCACTCATTATTGGTAGCTGAAACTGAAAGTAATGTATCATCAATATCTACACCAAAACCTTGAACTGAATACTTCGCAATGTTCAAGTTGAGGACAGTCGTCAACAAAAGATTGCCCATACCTGTTGCAATATCTAATATTTTTAACGATTGTTCTGGGCTGAATAGTTGCTCAATCAAATAAACAAACAAGAAACCTATGCTATCTGGTGTTAGTTGATGATTTGCCTGTAAGGACTCTGCTTTATTCCCTTTAAGTAAAATCAACTGAGATAAACGTCTCATTTCCTCTGGTTCCAATTCGATTGCTTGTAGTTGTTGATAAATGGTTTTAAGTTTTTGAACCGTTTGCTCATCTGGTACTCCATCCAACACACGTACTTGGTAATTATCAATGATATTTTCACCATTTTCAGTATATGCATCTAGAAAAGAAGTATCTAAAGATCGTTTAAGCAATCCTATAGCTTGTTCCATTAAACCGAAAGCCTTTTCTATTTTCTCAGGGAACAAAAGAAACACCTCAATTTCCATCTATAATATAACAATTTTCATACCTGTTCTATTTTAACGAAAAACCAGACAATAATCAATCAATTTCCTAATAATATTTATAAATCAATGAACAACTCTTATTTCCACTCGAATACTAAACCGAGGTAATCAAATTCTGAGTAAAAAATCAACCTCTGTATTAGTTTTTTTATTTCCAGTTTGATACACGTTTCACAAATTTTCAATGGTCATTATTTTTGCTATTTCACTAACTGCATCCATGTGTATGATTAATCCGTTGTCTCTTTTCGATAAATTTCTTGAAATCTGTAAGTGGTTTGATTTACATGAACTAAAAAATTTATTGTTGACTGATCATATTCATACTGCAACAGACCTACTGAGTACCGTAACTGACAACTTTTTTCAAGCGGTCGCAGTTCTTGTTTAACATCGGAAAGAAACATGCTTACCATTGTTTTAGCTACATAGTAATCTCTAGTCTTTTTCGTAAATCGTTGTGTCAATTGAAAGTCCTCCAAAACTAGCATAAAAATAAAACTGAATAAAAAAACAAATAGTAATGCCGTAAATAAAACCCCACCTTTATACTTATTATTCATGTTCATGCTCCTGTGTAATGA
This sequence is a window from Enterococcus sp. 7F3_DIV0205. Protein-coding genes within it:
- a CDS encoding acetate kinase, producing the protein MSKTIAINAGSSSLKWQLYQMPTEEVIAKGIVERIGLNDSIFTIKYGNDEKYEEIVDINDHDVAVKMLLDKLTELNILASFDEITGVGHRVVAGGEDFKDSVVIDDEVLAKIEKLADLAPLHNPANAMGIKAFKKILPNIISVAVFDTAFHTTMPKHNFLYSIPTEYYDKYAARKYGAHGTSHKYVADRAAEMLGRPIEELKIITCHLGNGASITAVDGGKSVDTSMGFTPLAGVTMGTRSGDIDPSLLAYLMEKLELTDIKDMIDILNKKSGLLGLTGISSDMRDLEANMDKEAVQVAYDIFTDRIRKYIGSYVTVLNGVDAIVFTAGIGENDSHVRSEVIKGMTWFGCELDDEKNNVRGKESVISTEDSKVKVLLIPTDEELMIARDVERLRK
- a CDS encoding universal stress protein, which encodes MLQNYRKIMVAVDGSSEAELAFQKAMNVAMRNDAELLLAHVIDTRAFQSVSSFDGVLAEQATEMAKQTLEGYKKQAKEHGCERVSTIIEYGSPKPLIAKQLPQDQEVDLIMLGATGLNAVERLFIGSVSEYVIRNAACDVLVVRTDLENKIPAPQDED
- the prmA gene encoding 50S ribosomal protein L11 methyltransferase; the encoded protein is MKWTEVKVETASEAVEAISNIMMEAGASGVAIEDSLDVENFQSDLYGELLDKEQFTHIKDGALVMAYFPETTFLPEILPFIEESITRLPEFGLEIGKNEVSVSEVAESDWATAWKKYYHPVRVTRFLTIVPSWEKYEAQDAVEKIITLDPGMAFGTGTHPTTRLTLQALETVLRGGETLLDVGTGSGVLSIASKYLGAKEVYAYDLDEVAVSAAKENMDMNPIASEVHVSANDLLKGVTIEADVIVANILADIITLMIEDAWRLLKNDGTLIVSGIIHEKKAMIVEKMTEAGFLVDQVFQQGDWYAIILKKTEEE
- a CDS encoding class I SAM-dependent methyltransferase; this encodes MFPEKIEKAFGLMEQAIGLLKRSLDTSFLDAYTENGENIIDNYQVRVLDGVPDEQTVQKLKTIYQQLQAIELEPEEMRRLSQLILLKGNKAESLQANHQLTPDSIGFLFVYLIEQLFSPEQSLKILDIATGMGNLLLTTVLNLNIAKYSVQGFGVDIDDTLLSVSATNNEWTKAAIQLFHQDGLQDLLVDPVDVAISDLPIGYYPNDEKAKEFDSAAEEGHSYAHHLLMEQAMKFVKPDGYGLFLIPTNILETEQSTYFKNWLQKNVYLQGMIQLPDELFKSVQSRKSILFVQNKGEHSEQAKEVLVAKLGSLKDPAKITQFFQQFEAWKSSNLK
- a CDS encoding replication-associated recombination protein A, giving the protein MQKPLAYRMRPRNLDEVVGQQHLVGPGKIIRRMVEARMLSSMILYGPPGTGKTSIASAIAGSTNYAFRLLNAATDTKKDLQIVAEEAKMSGTVILLLDEVHRLDKTKQDFLLPHLESGRIIMIGATTENPYITINPAIRSRTQIFEVKPLTELDIQKAIQEALADKERGLGAFPVNLEEKALQHLSRATNGDLRSALNGLELAVKSTPENDDKKVEITLSIIEECVQRKALTHDKNGDAHYDVISAFQKSIRGSDVDAALHYLARLVEAGDLPIICRRLMVIAYEDIGLGNPPAAARTITAVQAAEKLGFPEARIPLASVVIDLCLSPKSNSAISAIDAALADIREGKAGDVPDHLRDSHYSGAKELNRGIGYQYPHNFENAWVDQQYLPDKIKNAHYYEAIDTGKYEQALHQQYQRIQDWKKGKKNKK
- the comGG gene encoding competence type IV pilus minor pilin ComGG, encoding MNNKYKGGVLFTALLFVFLFSFIFMLVLEDFQLTQRFTKKTRDYYVAKTMVSMFLSDVKQELRPLEKSCQLRYSVGLLQYEYDQSTINFLVHVNQTTYRFQEIYRKETTD
- a CDS encoding DUF3013 family protein, giving the protein MKKETMLTYLDQQITKKITEYDVALDWNTRNHSIEVVFRLFAENTAHEQIDDATGTVSEEEIIEFEDGILFYNPEKTSVETEEYLAVIPYEGKKGIKQSVLEGFVEYLNEVLTEGQSDLLDFLTDEEQEVFELKWSTEDFEAAVQKYQKVDGDVYIAYPSY